From Jiangella mangrovi:
CGCTGCATCTACACCAGACTTGCCGTGAATGAACGCCGTCGCGCCATGCTGCCCCTCGCCCCACATTGACCGTACGTATCGCCCAACTTGGTCATGGATTGTCGACCAGGGAGTGATCATCTGTCGAGATCCTTGAACGACTAGATTGCGATGCACCCCAACGTTCACTGGCATCCTCGAGCTGACACCTCGGACGGCCGCACCCACCTGCCTTGCCGATCTCCTGACGCGGTCCGGAGGTGGTTGAGGGATTGGTGTCGCCAGGGCGACACCAATCCCTCAACCACCCGTCGACGGGTCCCTGCGCGAACTGGAGCCGACGCGCCACTGTTCCGCCGGTCACATCGGGTCGATAGTTGTCACGTCGGAGGCCCGTACGCCGTCGTCAGGGTAGGAACACGAGGAGGCACGCAGATGCGCAGGATCCTGATCGTCGGTGGCGGCTACGCCGGCTTCTACACCGCGTGGCGGCTGGAGAAGAAGCTTCGCCGGGACGAGGCGGAGGTGACGCTCGTCGACCCGCGGCCGTACATGACGTACCAGCCGTTCCTGCCCGAGGTGACCGCCGGCTCGGTCGAGGCGCGGCACGTCGCGGTCCCGCTGCGGCGCAACCTGCGCCGCACCCGGCTGATCGCCGGCACCGTCGTCAACATCGACCACGCCCACCGCAGGGCGACGGTCCACCCGGCCGAGGGGCCGGAGCGAGAGCTCCACTACGACACCATCGTCCTGACGGCGGGCGCGGTGACCCGGACGTTCCCCATCCCGGGCGTCGCCGACGAGGCCATCGGGCTCAAGCACGTCGAGGAGGCCGTCGCCATCCGCGACCGGCTGCTGACGGCGTTCGAGCGCGCCGCCACCCTCCCGCCCGGCCCGGAGCGGCGCAAGCTGCTCACCGTCACGTTCGTCGGCGGCGGGTTCACCGGCGTCGAGGGCTTCGGCGAGCTGCTCTCGCTGGGCACCGCGCTGCTGAAGTTCTACCCGGAGCTGAGCTTCGACGACCTCGACTTCCACCTCGTCGAGGTCCGCGACCGCATCCTCCCGGAGGTCACCGACAAGCCCGGGCAGTGGGTGGTCGAGCACCTCGAGAAGCGCGGCGGGCACGTCCACCTCGGCACCAAGCTGGTGTCGGCCGCGGACGACCACATCGTGCTCTCCGACGGCACCGAGTACGACAACCACCTGCTCGTCTGGACCGCCGGCAACCAGAGCAACCCGGTCGTCGCGCGGCACACGGACCTGCCGGTGCACCCGGACGGGCTGTTCCAGGTCCGCGCCGACCTGCGGGTCGGGACCGACGACGCCCCCGTGCCGGACGCGTGGGCGGCCGGCGACAACGCCGCCGTCCCGGACCTCGCGTCGGACGTGCCGGGCGCCTACACCGTCCCGAACGCCCAGAACGCCGTCCGGCAGGGGAAGCGGCTGGCCGCCAACCTCGTCGCCGACCTGCGCGGACGCACGGTGAAGCCGTACGTGCACCACAGCCTCGGCACCGTCGCCACGCTCGGCCTGGGCAAGGGGATCTTCCAGTACCGCCGCATCGTCATCAAGGGCCTGCTGGCCTGGCTCATGCACCGCGGCTACCACGTGCTGGCCGTCCCGACATGGGAGCGCAAGGTCCGGGTCTTCCTGGTCTGGGTCGCGGCGCTGTTCTACGGGCGCGACATCGCGTCGCTGCTCTCGGTGCAGCACCCGCGGGCCGCGTTCGTCGCCGCGACCCTCGGCGCCCGCAACCGCCGCCCGGCCGT
This genomic window contains:
- a CDS encoding NAD(P)/FAD-dependent oxidoreductase, whose product is MRRILIVGGGYAGFYTAWRLEKKLRRDEAEVTLVDPRPYMTYQPFLPEVTAGSVEARHVAVPLRRNLRRTRLIAGTVVNIDHAHRRATVHPAEGPERELHYDTIVLTAGAVTRTFPIPGVADEAIGLKHVEEAVAIRDRLLTAFERAATLPPGPERRKLLTVTFVGGGFTGVEGFGELLSLGTALLKFYPELSFDDLDFHLVEVRDRILPEVTDKPGQWVVEHLEKRGGHVHLGTKLVSAADDHIVLSDGTEYDNHLLVWTAGNQSNPVVARHTDLPVHPDGLFQVRADLRVGTDDAPVPDAWAAGDNAAVPDLASDVPGAYTVPNAQNAVRQGKRLAANLVADLRGRTVKPYVHHSLGTVATLGLGKGIFQYRRIVIKGLLAWLMHRGYHVLAVPTWERKVRVFLVWVAALFYGRDIASLLSVQHPRAAFVAATLGARNRRPAVEAETGPATSSGTDEAVAAAPREGGGS